Below is a genomic region from Methylobacterium sp. FF17.
GCGGTGGACGAGTGGCTGTTCTGGCAGGTGGCGGGTTTCGGGCCGATGCTCGGCCAGGCACATCACTTCCGCATCTACGCGCAGGAGAAGATTCCCTACGCCATCGAGCGGTTCACGGCGGAGGCCCAGCGCCTCTACGGGGTCCTCGACCAGCGCCTCGCGGGCCGCGACTACGTGGCGGGCGACTACTCCATCGCGGACATCGCGATCCTGCCCTGGGCCAAGTACCACGAGAAGCAGAGCATCGATCTCGGCGGCCTGCCCAATGTCCGGGCCTGGCTCGACCGCGTGATGGCGCGGCCGGCGGTGCAGCGGGGATTCGCGGCGGTCTGAACGGGGTTTCGGTCGATCGCGAGCCGTGAATTCGTCCCGTCCTGCAGAATCTCTCGCTTCCCGCAAGGTGGACCGAGCAAGATTCGCTCGGGAACCGGATGACGACGGTCGGGCCGCAGCGAAGGTGAGTCGCAATGCGCTCCCTCTTCCGGGAAGAGGGGAGACCCGCGGATCCCTCTGGATGTGTGAGCCCGCCCGCTCTCAGGGGAAGAGCGACACGCGCGGGCTGCATCCACGCTGTGTCGATACGCGATCCGTTCGGGCTCGCTCGGGCGGTCTCACTCCGCCGGGGCAGCCTTCACGGGCGCGGCCTTGGCCGGCTTCGGCGCGGCCTTCGTGGCAGGCTCGGGCTGCGCGGCGGCCTGCTGGTTCACGTCGGGCACGCGGGTCCAGGTCTGTGAGCCGCACAGCACCTTGAGGAGGCAGCCGGAGACGGAGAGTTCGGAGTTGCTCTCGCGCTCCAGGCTGACCTGGTACATCTTGCCCTCGTCGGCATTGTAGATCTCACCGGAGAACTTCGCCTCCTCGGGCTTCAGATTGTCGAGGAGCGTCAGTCCGACCACCGGGCGGCTGCGCTTCTTCGGATCGGGATTTTTGATGTCCGTGCGCGGGGTCCCGTCCTCGTTGGTCGCGGTCTTGGCCCAGACCACCTTACCGCAGATGTTGGCGGCGGCCGGGCCGCAGCGGTCGATGCGGACCTTGGCGCGGCCATCCCCGGTGAGCCAGGTGCCCGAGGGGTCCTGCGCCGGAGCGGCGATGGCGGGAGCGAGGCCGGCGAGGATGAGGGCGGCGGGAAGGGCGACGCGCATGTCCGAGTCTCCGTGTGGCGTGGCTTCGGAAGAGGGGGCCGTTGTCGTCTGGCCACAGGAGGCGTCCGCATTCGGGCGATTTTCCGGCGCTGTTGCGCCAAAGCCATGACGGTCCGGAATCCTCCACTGTCCCCACGCGATCCCGCCTCGGGTTGAGGGTGGGGGATCCGCCCGCTATAAGCCCGGCGCCGAAGCCATTTTCGGCTGAGCGATCACAACCGGACGGACCATGGCCACCGAGCGCACCTTCTCCATCCTCAAGCCCGACGCGACGAAGCGGAACCTGACCGGCGCGGTCAACGCCGTGATCGAGAAGGCGGGCCTGCGCATCGTCGGCCAGCGCCGCATCCAGATGAGCCGCGCTCAGGCGGAAAAGTTCTACGAGATCCACAAGGAGCGCCCGTTCTTCGGCGAGCTCGTGGAATTCATGACCTCGGGCCCCGTCGTCGTTCAGGTGCTCGAGGGCGAGAACGCCGTCGCGAAGTACCGTGAAGTCATGGGCGCCACCAACCCGGCCAATGCCGACGAGGGCACCATCCGCAAGACCTTCTCGGAGTCGGTCGGCGAGAACACGGTCCACGGTTCGGACAGCCTCGAGAACGCCAAGGCCGAGATCGCCCAGTTCTTCCAGGATTCCGACATCGTCGGCTGATCGCCGCATTGGGCGCCGAGGCCCGCGAAGGGCTTCGGCGTTTACGGCTCCAGTGTGGCCCCGGCGCCCTTGCGCGGCGGGGATGCGCCCGTGACACCGGTTCGTTCCCGAATCGCTTTCACGGACCCAAAATTCCATGCGCCTCACCGCCCCGCGCACCGGCCGGCCCCTGCTCGCCGCCGGCCTGCTCTCGCTCGTCGCCGCCTGCAACGCCAACCAGACCGGGCCGACCGCGTCGCTCGCAGGCTATACCCCCGATCCCGCGCTGAAGACCGCCTCCACGGGCAACCTGACCGGCCGCGTGCGCCACGCCTGCACGGTCACCCAGGCCCGCCTGCAGAACGTCTCCGAGGTGTCGCTGGCCCGCCCCTGCGGCTGCTACGCGAACCGGACGCTCGCGAACCTCGACAAGGGCGAGCTCGACGCCTACCGCACCACCGGCTACTTCAACGATTCGGCTCGCGCCAAGGCGCTCTCCGCCCTCGACAGCTGCCAGTTGCCCCGTCCGGCCTGAGACCAGGGCCCTGACGCGCCCCGGGCTCAGGCCCGGGGCTCCAGAGCCGCGGCGCCGTCGGTGAATTCGCGCCAGAGCAGGATCAGCGCCGCCATCACGGCCGGTCCCAGGAATAACCCGAGCAGCCCGAAGCTCTCGACGCCGCCGAGGATGCCGAGCAGCACCCAGAGGAAGGGCAGGCGGGTCGTGCCGCCGATCAGCGCCGGACGCACGAAGTGGTCCGCCACGAAGGTGACGACGAAGCCCGCCGCCAGCACGACCACCGCCGGCACCACCGCGCCACCGGCGAGCAGGATCAGGGCCGCACACCCGAAGACCAGCGGCGCTCCGAACGGGATCATGGCCGCCACCGCCGTCAGTGCCCCGAGCAGAACCGGGTGCGGCACTCCGGCGAAGTAGTAGACGATCCCGAGAAGCACGCCCTCGCCGAGCCCGACCAGGACGAGGCCGTCCACGGTGCCGTGGACCGAGGCCACCATCTGTCGCGCCACCCGCTCCCCCCGCGGCCCGAACAGCTTTGCGCTCGCGGTCAGCACCTGCGCGGCCACCGCGCGGCCATCCCGGAACAGGAAGAACAGGGCGACCAGGGTGAAGCCGAACAGGACCGAGCGCCGGACGATCTGCGCCCCGAGGCTGCGGGTCACGCCGATCACCGAGGAATTGTCGAGGCGGTGCAGCAGCTCGGACCCGGCGGCCGGGTGGCTCAGGTTCTGCGCCCACCAGCCCTGGGCCTGGGCCGCGAAGGGGAGACGGGCCAGGAAGTCGGGTACCGGGATGCCGGTCCGCTCGAAGGTGCGAACCCAGGTCACCACGTCATGGGCCTCCCGCGCCGCCTGGATGCCCAGGACCACGAGGGGCAGCAGGAAGACCAGGGCGACCGCTGCCGTCACCAGGGCCGGCAGGGCGATGTTGTGCCCACCCGGCGGCCAGCGCCGCTCGACCCGGGCGTAGAGGGGGCCGAGCGCGATCGCGAGGATCACGGCCCAGACCAGGGCCGGAATGAAGGGGTGCAGTACCCAAAGGCCGAGCGCCGACAGGGCCAGCACCAGGGCGAGGCGGGCGAAACCCTGCGCCTGCTCCGACGGCGGGTGCGCCCCCGCACGTGCCGACGCTGCGGTGTCGAAGGAACCGGGAGGAGGGGGAAGCGCCATCGTCTCACCTGTTGTCGTGCGGATCGGCAGCCCGCGGGGCCGCTCCGTCTCGCCGGAGCATCTAGTCCGCTCGGGTCGGATCGGAATGGCGGCGACCGCCCATCGCGAGGCCGTGATGGCCAAGGTTGCCCCTCCAACCCCCCTCGTGTAAGTGACCGCCTTCACGGTCCGGGGCGGCGAAGGCCGGCCCCCGGGGCATGCTGCGCGACCGGGGGCACCGGGCATCATGCGCCGGATCGTTCCGGCCGCGATCGGCACGGGCCGGTCCCGGCGGGATATCCAGTCACACGGCGAGAACGCATGTCCGAGCAGACCCACACCGCCACTTTCGACCGTGTCGCGGACATCATCGCCGACACCGCCGACATCCCGCGGGAGACGATCACCCCCGAGAGCCACGCCATCGACGATCTCGGCATCGATTCGCTCGCCTTCCTCGACATCGCCTTCGCGGTGGACAAGGCCTTCGGCATCAAGCTCCCCCTCGAGCGTTGGACCCAGGAGGTCAACGAGGGCAAGGTGCCGGCCGAGGAATACTTCGTCCTGAAGAATCTTTGCGCCCGCATCGACGCGCTGGTGGCCGAGAAGGCCGCCAAAGCCTGAACACAGGCGTGATCTTGGCTGTCGTGATCCGGCGCGGCCTCTTCGAAAAACCGGCCCGGCCGGAACCCTGAGTACGCCATGCGCCTCGAATATTTCGAGATGATCGATGCCGTGACCCGGTTCGACCGCGAGGCCGGCCGGATCGAGGCCCTGGCCCGCGTGCCGATGGAGAGCCCGGTCTTCGAGGGGCACTTCCCCGAGCATCCCCTGGTGCCGGGCGTGCTCCTCACCGAGACCATGGCGCAGGCCTCGGGCTACCTCGTCCTCGCCCATCTCGGATTCCGGCAGATGCCGTTCCTAATGGGTGTCGACAAGGCGCGCTTCCGCGCCTTCGTCGGCCCGGGTGCCGAGTTGCAGATCGAGGCGAGCCTGGAGCATGACGGCTCGGGTTACGCCGTGACCAAGGCCGCGATCCGCCACGACGGCAAGCCGCTCGCCAATGCCGAGCTGCGCTTCCGCACCATGCCCTTCCCGGCCGGGCTCGACGCACCGATGCGCGAGCGGGCCCGCCGGATCGGCCTGTTCGACCTCGCGGGCGAGCCCGCATGAGCATGACCGCATGAGCGAACTTCGCGACGTCGTCGTCACCGGCATCGGCCTCGTCTCCTGCGCGGGCGAGGGCATCGCGGCCCATCTCGCGGCCCTGGAGGCGGGCGCCCCGGCGCGCACCGACACGGAAAGCTTCGCGCCCTACACGGTACACCCGGTCGCGCCGCTCGCCCTCGACGGGCAGATCCCGAAGAAGTCCGACCAGCGCCAGATGGAGCCGTGGCAGCGCCTGGGCGTCTATGCCGCCGGCCTCGCCCTCGACTCCGCCGGGGTGAAGGGGGATGCGGACCTGAAGGGCCGCATGCACCTCGTGGTGGCCTGCGGTGGCGGCGAGCGCGACACGGCGGTGGACGGGGCCATCCTCACCGGCCTACGGGACGCGGCCGAGCCGGGCGCCTACCTCAACGAGCGCCTGCAGAACGACCTGCGGCCAACCCTGTTCCTGGCCCAGCTCTCGAACCTGCTCGCGGGCAACATCGGCATCGTCCACGGGGTCACGGGCGCCTCGCGCACCTTCATGGGTGAGGAGGCCGCCGGCACCGACGCCCTGCGGATCGCCCAGGCGCGGATCGCCTCGGGTCAGGTCGACTGCATGCTGGTGGGCGGTTCCTACAGCGCCGAACGCCCCGACGTAATGGTGATCCACGAGATGGGCGGTTACCTGCGGGCGCGGGATTTCCGTCCCGTCTTCGATCGCGACGGCGACGGCGAGGCCGGCTTCATCCTCGGGAGCTCTGCCGCCTTCCTGGTTATCGAGGCGGCCGAACACGCCGCCGCGCGCGGCGCCCGGGCTCTGGCACGCCTCGGCCCGGTCGCGAGCGAGCGCACGCGGCGCGCGCCCGGCAGCACGGAGGCCAGCCTCACCGCGCTCTGGGCGGCGACGGGTGGTGGCCAGCCGGACGCCATCCTCTCCGGGGCCACGGGCGTCGCCCCCGTGACGACGGAGGAGGCAGCGGCCCTGCGGCGCCTCGCCCCGAGCGCACCGATCACGGCCCTGGGCGACGTCATCGGCCACAGCCTGGAGACCGCGGCCCCCTTCGGCGCCGCCCTGGCGGCGGGCCTGATCTCGGAGCGAGGGTTGTCCGAGGTCGCGATCACGGTGGTGGGCCACCGGCGCGGCGAAGGCGTGATCCGGGTGACGGCGGCCTGACGATGCGGGACCGTTCGGCGCATGCAGACGGTCCAGGGAACACGGTGTAGATCAGCGCGATGACGAACTCATCCCTCCGCGACGCGAAAGGCCGCCCCCTCGTGGCGGTGACCGGCCTCGGCATCGTTACTTCCCTCGGACAGGGACAATCCGACAACTGGGCCGCGCTCACGGCCGGCCGCTCCGGCATCCACGCGATCCGGCGCTTCCCCACGGACGGCCTGCGCACCCGCATTGCCGGCACCGTCGACTTCCTGGACACCGACCCCCTGGTGGCACCCGCTCTCTCGCAGCGCTTCGCGGAAGCCGCCGCCGACGAGGCGATCGCGCAGTCCGGCATCGGCCGCCCCGGCGACTTCCCCGGAGCCCTGTTCATCGCCGTGCCCCCGGTGGAGATCGAGTGGCCGCAGCGCCAGGCCCTGGCCGAAGCCTCGGGCCAGGACGGCCCGATCACCTATGCCGACCTGCAGCGTGCCGCCGCGAGCCGCCGCTTCGATGCCTGGCACGACCTCTTCATCTTCGGCACGGTGGCCGACCAGATCGCCGATCGCTTCGGCACCAAGGGCTCCCCGATCTCGCTCTCCACCGCCTGCTCGTCGGGCGCCACCGCGATCCAGCTCGGCGTCGAGGCGATCCGGCGCGGCGAGGTCACGGCCGCCCTCTGCATCGGCACCGACGGCTCGGTGAATCCGGAATCCCTGATCCGCTTCTCGCTGCTCTCGGCCCTCTCCACCCAGAACGATCCGCCCGAGGCCGCCTCGAAGCCGTTCTCGAAGAACCGCGACGGCTTCGTCATGGGCGAGGGGGCTGGGGCGCTGGTGCTGGAGAACGCCGAGGCCGCGCGGGCGCGGGGCGCGAAGATCCTCGGCTACGTGCTGGGATGCGGCGAGAAGGGGGACGGCTTCCACCGCACCCGCTCGAGTCCCGATGGCGCGCCGGGCATCGCGGCGATCCGCGCCGCCCTGGAGGATGCCGACACGGCACCCGACACCATCGACACCGTGAACGCACACGGCACCTCGACGCCGGAGAACGACAAGATGGAGGCGATGAGTTGCGCCGCCGTCTTCGGCGAGCGCATCCGCGCCCTGCCGGTCTCCTCCAACAAGTCGATGATTGGTCATACGCTCACCGCCGCCGGCGCAGTGGAGGCGGTGATCTCGCTCCTCACCATCGCGCATGGGCGCATCCCGCCCACCATCAACTACGCGGTCCCCGACCCCTCCATCCCCCTCGACATCGTCGCGCAGGCGCGCGACGTGCCCGTTCGCCGGGTCCTGTCGAACTCCTTCGGCTTCGGCGGCCAGAACACCTGCCTCGTGCTCGCGGACGAACCGGCATGAGCACGGGATCCGCGCGGCACGTCCTCGTCACCGGAGGCGCTTCCGGCCTCGGCGCGGCCATCGTGCGGTCGCTCGCCGCCGCCGGCCACGACGTGACCTTTACCTATCGCTCGTCCGGCGAGGCGGCGGAACAGCTCGTGGCGGAACTGTCGACCCTGTACCCGGATCGCGCAGTCACCGCGGCCTCCCTCGACCTGGCCGACCGTGCCGCCGTCGAGGCGTTCTGCGAGGGCATCGAGGGCAGCGACGGCTTCCACGGCTTCGTCCACAATGCCGGCCAGTCCTACGACGCGCTCGCGGCGATGCTGGACCAGGATCGGGCCGAGGCGGCCATGCAGGTGAACTTCTGGTCGCTCACCCGCTTCGCGAAGTCCCTCGTGCGGGGCATGACCCGCGCGCGCTCGGGGCGCATCGTCGCCATTGGTTCGGTGGCGGCACTGCAGGCCAATCCCGGCAATGCCGCCTACGCCGCCACGAAGGGCGCGCTGATCGCCTATTGCCGGACCCTCGCGATCGAATCGGCCAAGCGCGGGGTGACCGTGAACGTGATCGCGCCGGGCTTCATCGACACCGAGATGATGGCGCCCTATGCCGCCTACCGTGCCACCATGGAGCGGCAGATCCCCGCTGGCCGCTTCGCCAAGCCCGAGGACGTCGCGGCACTGGCGGCCTTCCTGATGGGGGAGGGTGCGGCCTACATCACCGGGGCGGTCCTACCGGTCGATGGCGGCCTCACCGCGATGATGGGCATCCACCGGTCATAGGACCCGTCATGTCCCCGCTCCGCCCGGCGCTCATCCTCGTTGTTCTAACCGCCGCCCCCGCTGGGGCCGCAGAGACGTTCCGCGTCGATGGCCTCCCGCGCGGCGAGACCCTGACCATCCGCGAGACGCCCGATGCCGCGGCACCCGCCCTCGGCCAGGCTCCGCTTGGAGCGCGCCTGCGCGGCTTCGGCTGCACCAGCGACACGCCGAGCGGCCTGACCTGGTGCCGCGTCAAGGCCGGCCCGATCCTCGGCTGGGCCCGGCGGCGCTACCTGTCGCCGGAGTGAATCCCGTCCGGTGGGTTGATGCCCAAAGCCTCGACAGCTAGCCAGGGCCGCATCTTCCTCTCTCCTTCTGCGGGGGAGGGTTCGACGGCGCCACCGGGAACAGAGACGAGACCCATGCAAGCCCTTCAGCTCCACGGCGACCGCGACCTGCGCCTCGAGGACGTCGCCGAGCCCGCCGCGCCCGGGCCCGGCGAGGTCCAGATCCGGGTCCGCGCGGTGGGGCTCAACTTCATCGACGTCTGGGGCTTTCGCGGCATGGCCTTCGCCAAACGTAAGCTGCCGCTCACCGTGGGCGCCGAGGCCGCGGGCGAGATCGTCTGCGTCGGGGAGGGGGTCGAGGGACTGGCGCCGGGCGACCCGGTGGCGATGTACGGCGCGCAGACCTGTGGGCAGTGCAAGGCTTGCCGGCAGGGCCGCGACAATCTCTGCGAGAACGTCTCCGGCGTGATGGGCTTCCATATCGACGGTTTTGCCCGGGAGCGGGTGACCATGCCGGCACGGCTCGTGATGCGGATGCCGGACGGCGTCAGCTTCACGGATGCGGCCTGCGCCCCCGTGGCGTTCGGCACCGTGCAGCACATGCTGTTCGACAATGCCCGCTTGGAACCCGGCGAAAGCATCCTCGTGCATGCCGGCGGCTCCGGCATCGGCACGGCAGCGATCAAGATGGCCAAGGCCATTGGCTGCACGGTGTTCACCACGGTGGGCGACGACATCAAGGGGGAGAAGGCACGGGCGCTCGGCGCCGACCACGTCATCAACTACCGCGAGGAGCGCTTCGAGGGCGAGGTCCGTCGCCTGACCAAGCGCAAGGGCGTAGATGTCGTGTTCGAGCATGTCGGCCCGGACACGTGGAACGGCTCGCTCCTGTGCCTCAAGCGGGGCGGCCGCCTCGTCACCTGCGGTTCGACATCCGGCGTCTCCACGACGATGAATTTGATGCAGCTCTTCCAGCAGCAGTACCGGATCACCGGCTCGTTCGGCTGCTCGATGGCCAATATCCGTGATGCCCTGGCCAAGATGGCGCAGGGTCTTACACCCGTAGTGGACACGGTTCTGCCGCTGGCGGATTTCGCGGAAGGGCTGGAGCGCCTGGAATCCCGCAAAGTCTTCGGCAAAATCCTCGTGACGCTCTGAGTTGCGGTGCACACGGGTGCACTCCGGCCAACAAATGAATTATGCCAGGGATCAGGGTCGTCGCTGGAACGCCCCGCGTCACGGGATTCGTTTTGCTCCGCCTCGCCCTCGTCCTGAAGCGTCACCTGCCCCGCCTCGCCGGCCTCGCCATGATCCCCCTCATCCGGGGACTGTTCTGGCTGGCGCGGAGCCTGGGCGCTGAGCGCGCGAGCCGGGTCGGCGGACGCCTTCTCCGGATCATCGGTCCGTTCCTGCCCGCCCACCGCACCGCCATGGCGAACCTGCGAGCCGCCTTCCCGGAGCGGAGTGAGGCCGACATCCGCGCCCTGGCGGGTCAGGCCTGGGACAATCTCGGCCGCACCGGCGCCGAGTACGCGCACCTGCAGACCCTGTTCGACCTCGACCTGGCGGACCTTTCGGCCAGCCGGCACATCACGGTGGCGGGCGAGAGCCACTTCGCCGATCTGCGCGACGACGGGAAACCGGGGCTGATCTTCTCGGCCCACCTCGCGAACTGGGAATTGCCGGCGATCTGCGCGGCGAAATTCGGCCTCGACGCCACCGCGATCTTCCGTCCGCCGAACGATGCGGCCTCCGCCCGGCTGGTGCAGGAGGTCCGCCGCCAGACCATGGGCGGGCTGGCGGCGGCGGGGCAGGGGGCCGTCTTCGCCATGCAGGGCGTGGTGGATCGCGGCGGCCATCTCGGCCAGCTCATCGACCAGCACTTCACCCGCGGCGTCGTGGTGGAGTTCTTCGGCCAGCCGGTACTCGTGAACCCCCTGCTGGGCAAGCTCGCCCGCCACTACGATTGCCCGGTCCACGGGGCCCGGGTGGTGCGTCGCGAGGGAACACGCTTCCACCTGGAGCTCACCCCTCCCCTCGACCTGCCCCGGGACGCGGGGGGCGCCATCGAGGTCCAAGCCGCCATGCAGGCGATGACGCGGGTGATCGAGGACTGGATTCGCGAGAATCCCGGCCAGTGGCTGTGGATGCATCGTCGCTGGCGCCCCGCCATGCTGCCCAAGCCCAAACCGACGGGATCCGGGCCGACGGCGGCCGAGCCGGCGGATCGAGGGACCGTGATGCAGGCGGCCGGTCGTTCGGCGGTATCGTGACGCCATGAATCATGACGCCATGGATCGTGACACCACGGATCGCGCCGCCACGTTCCTCCTGCGCCGGGCCTTCGGGCTGGTCCTCGCCGCGGTCCTGGCGGCGACTGCCCTGCCGGCCGGCGCGGGCGAGCGGAACCCGGTGGTGATCGAACTCTACACCAGCCAGGGCTGCGCCTCCTGCCAGCCGGCCTCGCGGGTGCTCGGCGAGTTCGCCCGGGAGCCGGGCATCATCGCCCTGACCTTTCCGATCACCTATTGGGACTACCTCGGCTGGAAGGACGTCTACGGCCTGCCTGCCTTCACCGCACGGCAGCGGGCCTATGCCGCCCTGCGCGGCGAGCGGCAGGTCTTCACCCCCCAGGCCATCGTGAATGGCGAGCCCTCCATGATCCGGTCGGACCGGATCTCCCTGGAGCGCGCCCTGCGCCGCGCCCGCGCGAACAGCGCGACCCAGGTCTCGGTCCGCAGTTGGGAAGAGGGGGACCGCATCTGCGTCGATGTCGGCGCGAGCGCGGCACCGGACGCCCAGGCCGACCTCTGGCTGCTCCCCGTGATGCGTCATCGCCGCATCGCCATCGGCGGCGGCGAGAACAAGGGGCAGGTCGTCGACTACATCAACGTCGTGCGCGGGATGCAGCGGATCGGCCCCTGGACGGGACGCGCGGCGCATTTCGAAGTCCCGCGTCATGCGGCCAAGGTGGCGGAAGCGGATTCCTACGTCGTGGTCCTGCAGGGGGCCAGCGAAGGGCGGCCCAGCCGCATCCTCGGCGCCGCCAAGGCGGAGGGGTTCTGACAGCCCGAACCGTCGTTCGACCGGGCGACCCGCAGGCCTACCACCCTGATGGCGCAGGCAAGCGGGTCGGCCCGCGACCCTGCTGCATCCCGGCCGGACCCATGCCCAGTCTCACGGCCCCCAACCGCCGGTCCGGGTCAGTGAGATCCGGGTTTCAGTCGACCCATTCGCCGGCCCGCATCACCGGGACGGCGCGGCCTTCGGCGGAAAGGCCGTCGACATCCACCTGATTCGATCCGATCATCCAGTCGATGTGGATCAGGCTGCGGTTGGCGCCGCGCGCGGCGAGATCCGCCTCGCTGAGGTCTGCCCCGCCGTTGCGGAAGCATTTGCTGTAGGCCTGCCCCAGGGCGATGTGGCTCGCGGCGTTCTCGTCGTAGAGGGTATTGTAGAACAGGAGACCCGAGGCGGAGATCGCCGAGGAGGCGGGCACCAGCGCCACCTCGCCGAGGCGGCGGGCACCCGCATCGGTCTCCAGTACCTTGGCGAGCACGTCGCCGCCGGTCCGGGCGCTGGCCTCGACGATGCGCCCGCCCTCGAAGCGCACGGTGATCCCGTCGATCAGGGTGCCCTGGTAGGAGAGCGGCTTGGTACTGGTGACGGTGCCCTCGACCCGGTCCTTGT
It encodes:
- a CDS encoding SDR family NAD(P)-dependent oxidoreductase; translation: MSTGSARHVLVTGGASGLGAAIVRSLAAAGHDVTFTYRSSGEAAEQLVAELSTLYPDRAVTAASLDLADRAAVEAFCEGIEGSDGFHGFVHNAGQSYDALAAMLDQDRAEAAMQVNFWSLTRFAKSLVRGMTRARSGRIVAIGSVAALQANPGNAAYAATKGALIAYCRTLAIESAKRGVTVNVIAPGFIDTEMMAPYAAYRATMERQIPAGRFAKPEDVAALAAFLMGEGAAYITGAVLPVDGGLTAMMGIHRS
- a CDS encoding 3-hydroxyacyl-ACP dehydratase FabZ family protein — translated: MRLEYFEMIDAVTRFDREAGRIEALARVPMESPVFEGHFPEHPLVPGVLLTETMAQASGYLVLAHLGFRQMPFLMGVDKARFRAFVGPGAELQIEASLEHDGSGYAVTKAAIRHDGKPLANAELRFRTMPFPAGLDAPMRERARRIGLFDLAGEPA
- a CDS encoding SH3 domain-containing protein: MSPLRPALILVVLTAAPAGAAETFRVDGLPRGETLTIRETPDAAAPALGQAPLGARLRGFGCTSDTPSGLTWCRVKAGPILGWARRRYLSPE
- a CDS encoding AI-2E family transporter, with protein sequence MALPPPPGSFDTAASARAGAHPPSEQAQGFARLALVLALSALGLWVLHPFIPALVWAVILAIALGPLYARVERRWPPGGHNIALPALVTAAVALVFLLPLVVLGIQAAREAHDVVTWVRTFERTGIPVPDFLARLPFAAQAQGWWAQNLSHPAAGSELLHRLDNSSVIGVTRSLGAQIVRRSVLFGFTLVALFFLFRDGRAVAAQVLTASAKLFGPRGERVARQMVASVHGTVDGLVLVGLGEGVLLGIVYYFAGVPHPVLLGALTAVAAMIPFGAPLVFGCAALILLAGGAVVPAVVVLAAGFVVTFVADHFVRPALIGGTTRLPFLWVLLGILGGVESFGLLGLFLGPAVMAALILLWREFTDGAAALEPRA
- a CDS encoding beta-ketoacyl-ACP synthase, whose amino-acid sequence is MSELRDVVVTGIGLVSCAGEGIAAHLAALEAGAPARTDTESFAPYTVHPVAPLALDGQIPKKSDQRQMEPWQRLGVYAAGLALDSAGVKGDADLKGRMHLVVACGGGERDTAVDGAILTGLRDAAEPGAYLNERLQNDLRPTLFLAQLSNLLAGNIGIVHGVTGASRTFMGEEAAGTDALRIAQARIASGQVDCMLVGGSYSAERPDVMVIHEMGGYLRARDFRPVFDRDGDGEAGFILGSSAAFLVIEAAEHAAARGARALARLGPVASERTRRAPGSTEASLTALWAATGGGQPDAILSGATGVAPVTTEEAAALRRLAPSAPITALGDVIGHSLETAAPFGAALAAGLISERGLSEVAITVVGHRRGEGVIRVTAA
- a CDS encoding beta-ketoacyl-ACP synthase, with protein sequence MTNSSLRDAKGRPLVAVTGLGIVTSLGQGQSDNWAALTAGRSGIHAIRRFPTDGLRTRIAGTVDFLDTDPLVAPALSQRFAEAAADEAIAQSGIGRPGDFPGALFIAVPPVEIEWPQRQALAEASGQDGPITYADLQRAAASRRFDAWHDLFIFGTVADQIADRFGTKGSPISLSTACSSGATAIQLGVEAIRRGEVTAALCIGTDGSVNPESLIRFSLLSALSTQNDPPEAASKPFSKNRDGFVMGEGAGALVLENAEAARARGAKILGYVLGCGEKGDGFHRTRSSPDGAPGIAAIRAALEDADTAPDTIDTVNAHGTSTPENDKMEAMSCAAVFGERIRALPVSSNKSMIGHTLTAAGAVEAVISLLTIAHGRIPPTINYAVPDPSIPLDIVAQARDVPVRRVLSNSFGFGGQNTCLVLADEPA
- the ndk gene encoding nucleoside-diphosphate kinase, with translation MATERTFSILKPDATKRNLTGAVNAVIEKAGLRIVGQRRIQMSRAQAEKFYEIHKERPFFGELVEFMTSGPVVVQVLEGENAVAKYREVMGATNPANADEGTIRKTFSESVGENTVHGSDSLENAKAEIAQFFQDSDIVG
- a CDS encoding DUF2147 domain-containing protein, yielding MRVALPAALILAGLAPAIAAPAQDPSGTWLTGDGRAKVRIDRCGPAAANICGKVVWAKTATNEDGTPRTDIKNPDPKKRSRPVVGLTLLDNLKPEEAKFSGEIYNADEGKMYQVSLERESNSELSVSGCLLKVLCGSQTWTRVPDVNQQAAAQPEPATKAAPKPAKAAPVKAAPAE
- a CDS encoding acyl carrier protein, with translation MSEQTHTATFDRVADIIADTADIPRETITPESHAIDDLGIDSLAFLDIAFAVDKAFGIKLPLERWTQEVNEGKVPAEEYFVLKNLCARIDALVAEKAAKA
- a CDS encoding DUF1223 domain-containing protein, whose protein sequence is MDRDTTDRAATFLLRRAFGLVLAAVLAATALPAGAGERNPVVIELYTSQGCASCQPASRVLGEFAREPGIIALTFPITYWDYLGWKDVYGLPAFTARQRAYAALRGERQVFTPQAIVNGEPSMIRSDRISLERALRRARANSATQVSVRSWEEGDRICVDVGASAAPDAQADLWLLPVMRHRRIAIGGGENKGQVVDYINVVRGMQRIGPWTGRAAHFEVPRHAAKVAEADSYVVVLQGASEGRPSRILGAAKAEGF
- a CDS encoding zinc-binding dehydrogenase, coding for MQALQLHGDRDLRLEDVAEPAAPGPGEVQIRVRAVGLNFIDVWGFRGMAFAKRKLPLTVGAEAAGEIVCVGEGVEGLAPGDPVAMYGAQTCGQCKACRQGRDNLCENVSGVMGFHIDGFARERVTMPARLVMRMPDGVSFTDAACAPVAFGTVQHMLFDNARLEPGESILVHAGGSGIGTAAIKMAKAIGCTVFTTVGDDIKGEKARALGADHVINYREERFEGEVRRLTKRKGVDVVFEHVGPDTWNGSLLCLKRGGRLVTCGSTSGVSTTMNLMQLFQQQYRITGSFGCSMANIRDALAKMAQGLTPVVDTVLPLADFAEGLERLESRKVFGKILVTL
- a CDS encoding lipid A biosynthesis lauroyl acyltransferase, which gives rise to MLRLALVLKRHLPRLAGLAMIPLIRGLFWLARSLGAERASRVGGRLLRIIGPFLPAHRTAMANLRAAFPERSEADIRALAGQAWDNLGRTGAEYAHLQTLFDLDLADLSASRHITVAGESHFADLRDDGKPGLIFSAHLANWELPAICAAKFGLDATAIFRPPNDAASARLVQEVRRQTMGGLAAAGQGAVFAMQGVVDRGGHLGQLIDQHFTRGVVVEFFGQPVLVNPLLGKLARHYDCPVHGARVVRREGTRFHLELTPPLDLPRDAGGAIEVQAAMQAMTRVIEDWIRENPGQWLWMHRRWRPAMLPKPKPTGSGPTAAEPADRGTVMQAAGRSAVS
- a CDS encoding glutathione S-transferase family protein translates to MAHAPGKPIDVHTWSTPNGWKIPIMLEECGLPYRVVPVNIGRGDQMAPDFLAISPNNKIPAIVDPDGPGGTPVTVFESGAILQYLGRKTGCLYPADERARVAVDEWLFWQVAGFGPMLGQAHHFRIYAQEKIPYAIERFTAEAQRLYGVLDQRLAGRDYVAGDYSIADIAILPWAKYHEKQSIDLGGLPNVRAWLDRVMARPAVQRGFAAV